The DNA window CGGCACCATGTACTCCGGCAGCCCCTGCCTCAACCGCGCCTTCAGCTCCTCCCCCTCCAGCCTCTCTCCCTCCTTCCCCGTCACATACGCCACCAGCCTCTTCTCCCCTCCCTCCCCCTTCGCCACCACCACCGCATCCTTCACCTTCTCCACGCGGCGCAGCGCCGTCTCCACCTCCCCCAGCTCGATTCGGAAGCCCCTCACCTTCACCTGGAAGTCCACTCGCCCCAGGTACTCCAGCACTCCGTCCCCCCGGTACCTCACCCTGTCCCCCGTCCGGTACATCCGGCTCCCCTCCGGCCCGTGCACCTCCGGGAGGAACTTCTCCGCCGTCAGCTCCGGCCTCCCCAGGTACCCTCGCGCCTGCCCCTCTCCCGCCAGGTACAACTCTCCCGCCACTCCCACCGGCACCGGCTCCAGGTACCTGTCCAACACGTACGCACGCGTATTCGTCAGCGGCCGTCCGATGTTCGGTACCTCTCCTCGCCCCACCAGCGACCACGTCGAATACGTCGTGTCCTCCGACGGGCCGTACAGGTTGTACAGCTTGCCCACCGTCTCGACGCCGTACACCGCCTTCGCCAACGTCTCCGGCAGCGCTTCTCCCGCCAGGTTCACCACTCGCACCGTCTCCGGCACCGCTCCCAGCCTCACCAGCTGCGCCATCGCCGACGGCACCGTGTTGACGAGCGTCACCTCCGCCTCTGGCTTCTCTTCCGCCAGCTGCAGCGCGTTCTTCACCACCACCACGCTCCCTCCCCTCACCAGCGGCCCGAACAGCTCGAAGACGGAGAGGTCGAAGTTCAGGCTCGTCGCCGCGAGCACTCCCTTCATCTCC is part of the Corallococcus silvisoli genome and encodes:
- a CDS encoding AMP-binding protein; its protein translation is MTQVRAENVAYLIYTSGSTGRPKGVAVTHGNAVAFLGWAEKTFKEEEMKGVLAATSLNFDLSVFELFGPLVRGGSVVVVKNALQLAEEKPEAEVTLVNTVPSAMAQLVRLGAVPETVRVVNLAGEALPETLAKAVYGVETVGKLYNLYGPSEDTTYSTWSLVGRGEVPNIGRPLTNTRAYVLDRYLEPVPVGVAGELYLAGEGQARGYLGRPELTAEKFLPEVHGPEGSRMYRTGDRVRYRGDGVLEYLGRVDFQVKVRGFRIELGEVETALRRVEKVKDAVVVAKGEGGEKRLVAYVTGKEGERLEGEELKARLRQGLPEYMVPGVVMVLDALPLNANGKVDRKALPEPEAPTAGSEYEAPRTQTEEKLASIWAEVLRV